In a single window of the Methylophaga frappieri genome:
- the glyQ gene encoding glycine--tRNA ligase subunit alpha codes for MTEPAVSAATPKTFQELILRLQQYWAEQGCVLLQPYDMEVGAGTFHPATFLRAIGPEPWSAAYVQPSRRPTDGRYGENPNRLQHYYQFQVVIKPSPLEIQALYLGSLRMLGIDTSVHDIRFVEDNWESPTLGAWGLGWEVWLNGMEVTQFTYFQQVGGLECKPVTGEITYGLERIAMYLQGVESVYDLVWADGPLGKVTYGDVFLQNEVEMSAYNFEHADTAHLFSLFDTCEKESERMIAAGLPLPAYEMVLKASHTFNLLDARRAISVTERQRFILRVRTLARAVAQAYYDRRESLGFPMMASQEASA; via the coding sequence ATGACTGAACCGGCGGTGTCGGCGGCTACGCCAAAAACCTTTCAGGAACTGATTTTGCGATTGCAACAGTACTGGGCTGAACAAGGCTGTGTATTGCTGCAGCCATATGACATGGAAGTCGGGGCTGGGACTTTTCACCCCGCAACCTTTCTGCGAGCGATTGGGCCGGAACCCTGGAGTGCCGCCTATGTGCAACCATCACGCCGACCTACGGATGGTCGCTATGGTGAAAACCCGAACCGGCTACAGCATTATTACCAGTTTCAGGTGGTGATTAAACCGTCGCCATTAGAAATACAGGCACTGTATCTTGGCTCTTTACGAATGTTAGGTATTGATACTTCGGTGCATGATATTCGTTTCGTTGAAGATAACTGGGAATCACCTACGCTGGGTGCCTGGGGACTGGGTTGGGAAGTCTGGCTAAATGGCATGGAGGTCACGCAATTTACCTATTTTCAACAGGTTGGCGGTCTGGAATGTAAACCGGTAACCGGTGAAATCACCTATGGACTGGAACGGATTGCCATGTATCTGCAAGGGGTGGAAAGCGTCTACGACTTGGTGTGGGCTGATGGTCCTTTAGGAAAAGTCACTTATGGCGACGTGTTTCTGCAAAATGAAGTCGAAATGTCGGCCTATAATTTTGAACATGCCGATACGGCGCATTTGTTCTCACTGTTTGATACCTGTGAAAAGGAAAGTGAACGCATGATTGCTGCAGGGTTACCACTGCCTGCTTATGAAATGGTGCTAAAAGCATCGCATACATTTAACCTTCTGGATGCGCGCAGAGCGATTTCCGTCACTGAGCGGCAACGTTTTATCCTACGAGTACGGACTTTGGCGCGTGCTGTTGCGCAGGCTTATTATGACCGACGCGAGTCGTTAGGCTTTCCGATGATGGCATCACAGGAGGCCAGCGCATGA
- the gshB gene encoding glutathione synthase, which translates to MTRRIGIVMDPIQDINTKKDSSFAMMLAAQARGWQLFYIQQDDLFLREGKVMANLTAVSVRDDPSDWHQLQETQISRLNSLDAILMRKDPPFDMEYIYSTYLLEQAQAEGVLIVNDPQSLRDANEKLFTAWFPDCCPPTLVTRQKSLMREFQADYGDIIIKPLDGMGGASIFRVMQGDPNFSVIVETLTEKGTKSVMVQQYLPAIREGDKRILLINGEPIPYALARIPAEGETRGNLAAGGRAEGRPLTERDRWICQQVGSKLREKGLIFVGLDVIGDYLTEINVTSPTCIRELDKLFDLDIADQLMDAIEAKLCD; encoded by the coding sequence ATGACCAGACGTATTGGCATCGTGATGGATCCGATTCAGGACATCAACACCAAAAAAGACAGTAGCTTCGCCATGATGCTGGCCGCTCAAGCTCGCGGCTGGCAACTCTTTTATATTCAACAAGATGACCTGTTTTTACGGGAAGGCAAGGTCATGGCAAACCTGACGGCAGTTTCAGTGCGAGATGATCCGAGCGACTGGCATCAATTGCAGGAAACGCAAATCAGCAGACTCAACAGCCTCGATGCGATCTTGATGCGTAAAGATCCGCCTTTCGATATGGAATATATCTACAGTACGTATCTGTTAGAGCAAGCTCAAGCGGAGGGCGTATTAATCGTCAACGATCCGCAGAGCCTGCGTGATGCCAATGAAAAATTATTTACCGCCTGGTTTCCGGATTGCTGTCCGCCCACACTGGTAACGCGCCAAAAATCCCTGATGCGTGAGTTTCAGGCTGACTATGGCGATATCATTATTAAACCGCTCGATGGCATGGGTGGGGCATCTATATTTCGGGTCATGCAAGGTGACCCCAATTTTTCAGTCATTGTTGAAACCCTGACCGAAAAAGGCACAAAATCCGTGATGGTACAGCAGTATCTGCCGGCTATCCGTGAGGGTGACAAACGTATTTTGCTGATCAATGGTGAACCGATTCCGTATGCCTTGGCCCGTATTCCCGCTGAAGGAGAAACACGCGGTAATCTGGCGGCCGGCGGCCGCGCCGAGGGACGTCCTCTGACAGAGAGAGACCGCTGGATTTGTCAGCAAGTTGGGTCAAAATTACGTGAAAAAGGATTAATCTTCGTTGGTTTAGACGTCATTGGTGATTATTTAACCGAAATTAATGTCACCAGTCCGACCTGTATTCGTGAATTAGACAAATTATTTGACCTAGATATTGCCGATCAATTAATGGATGCCATTGAGGCCAAACTATGCGACTGA